The following coding sequences lie in one Haematobia irritans isolate KBUSLIRL chromosome 3, ASM5000362v1, whole genome shotgun sequence genomic window:
- the LOC142229673 gene encoding uncharacterized protein LOC142229673, with protein MRRLLILLVLVAAATATPTLHKLKKKLLLGGGLGGGFGGGFGGGYGGGGGYGGGGYGGHGGYNGGGGGYGGHGYSGGGGGYGGHGGYGGGYNKGGGGGYQVIAVKEVPVYTVSVQKGGGGGGYGGHGGGGYGGGGQGGYGGPSGYGGQGVYGGHGGYGGGGGGGGGHGTYSNSDAGSWGGNSGGGGGNGVGCNSCGGNQLYGGHGGGGSGSYATASAQASASSGSYSHGW; from the coding sequence ATGAGACGCCTTTTGATTTTATTAGTACTGGTGGCCGCGGCTACAGCCACACCTACATTGCATAAATTGAAGAAGAAATTGCTTCTTGGTGGAGGATTAGGTGGTGGATTTGGAGGAGGTTTTGGCGGAGGCTATGGTGGAGGAGGAGGTTATGGTGGTGGCGGCTATGGTGGTCATGGAGGATATAATGGCGGAGGTGGTGGCTACGGCGGTCATGGTTATAGTGGTGGTGGAGGTGGTTATGGAGGTCATGGTGGTTATGGTGGTGGTTATAATAAAGGAGGCGGTGGGGGCTATCAAGTAATTGCAGTCAAAGAAGTCCCAGTGTATACAGTCTCAGTTCAAaaaggtggtggtggtggaggcTATGGTGGTCATGGAGGCGGTGGCTATGGAGGTGGTGGCCAGGGCGGCTATGGAGGACCAAGTGGATATGGTGGACAAGGAGTTTATGGCGGCCACGGAGGCTATGGaggaggtggtggtggtggtggtggccaTGGTACCTATTCCAATAGTGATGCTGGTAGCTGGGGTGGAAATAGTGGCGGTGGCGGTGGCAATGGCGTTGGCTGCAATTCATGTGGTGGCAATCAATTGTATGGCGGTCATGGTGGCGGAGGTAGTGGTTCATATGCCACAGCCAGTGCCCAAGCTTCAGCTTCAAGTGGAAGCTATTCCCATGGTTGGTAA